In the Oceanivirga salmonicida genome, TTTTCTGCTACAAACATATCTCCAGTTGAAATTTCTTGTGTTCCATCTAAAATAAATAATATAACATCAGATTCTTCTAAGGTTTTTAAAGCAGTTTGTGTCATAAATTTTCCAAGTAAATTTCTTGGTTTATGTATACCTGGTGTATCAAGAAATATATACTGTGTATCATTTATATTTGTAATTCCTCTTATTTGTTCTCTTGTTGTCCCAGATTTATCTGAAACTATTGCTAATTTCTCTTTTATTAATTTATTCATTAAAGTTGATTTACCAACATTTGGTCTACCAACTAATGATATATATCCTGCTTTCATACAATTCACCTAATACTTAAATGTATCATAATATACATCTTCTTTCTCAATAGGCTCAGTTCCAGAAATAAATAGTGCTTCACTTGAATTAACTCCATCTGTATCTAAAAAACCATTGTGTAAATCTATAACTCTTTCTACATATCTTCTATCGACTATTCCATCAATAATATAATCAAAATTCGTTACATTATAGTTAGGTAAATTTACAACAGCCTGCATATAATTTTTCCAAATAGGTACTGCTAATCTTGAACCAGACATACCTGCACCCATACTCTTATTATCATCATTACCAACATAAACTACTGTTACTAAATTAGGTGTATAACCTGTAAACCATGCAGTTACATAAGAACTTGTTGTACCAGTTTTTCCTGCCATAGGTATAAGATTTCCATTTTTATATACTTTACCACCTCTTGCTGTACCATTTTCAACAACTTTCCCAAGCATATATGTTAACAGTGCTACACTATCAGTATCGTAAATTTTTTCTTTTTTATCATCTGCTTCATATATTACTTCTCCATATTTATTTTCTATTTTATAAACAAATTTAGGCTCTATTTTATAACCACCATTTGATAATGGAATATAAAATCTTGCTAAATCAATAGGAGTTGTAGTTATAGAACCTAGTGATAAAGTTAAATCATTAGGAAAATCCTCTGTTTTAACACCAGAATCAAACCACAATTTCTTAATATCTTTTATATTAAGCATATTCATTATTTTTACTGCTGCTATGTTATTTGATACTTGCATTGCTTTTAGCATAGTAATATTTGCTGTAAATCTTCCACCATAATTTCTTGGATGCCATCTACCAAAACTACTTGGTGAATCTTCTAATACTAAATTCATGGGATAACCCTTTTTAAATGCTTCTAAATATACTACCGGTTTAAATACTGACCCAGCTTGTTTTCTAGCATATAAGGCTCTATTAAAGTCTCCCTTTCTAAAATTTTTACCCCCAACTATTGCTTTTACAAATCCATTATTAGAATCTATTGAAATTAAAGATGCTTGTAAGTTAGAATACTTCTTTAAATTTTTATCTTTTTCAAATGCTTTATATGCTGCTTTTTGCATATTAATATCTATTGTGGAATATATTTTATAACCACTAAATAAACTTTCACTAGATTCATCATCAATTTCTAAAATTTCTTTTAATTCTTTTAAAATTATTGTAGTTACCTCAGGTGCTAAATTAGAATTTGATAATTCTTCGGCTTCAGAAATTTTTTCTAAGTCTTGATTAGTAACAAATTTTATTTCCTCAGCTTTTGCATTTTCATATTCTTCTTTACTTATAAAACCACCATTATACATTGTAAGTAGTACTATTTTTTGTCTCTCAATAGCATTTTCTAATTTTGAATATTTAGTAGGAGATTTAGGTATACCTGATAATATTGCTGCTTGTCCTATTGTTAAATCTTTTGGAAGTACTCCAAAATATTTTAATGAAGCATTTTTTATTCCATATGCTCCTTTACCAAAATTAATAGTATTTAAATAGTATTCAAGTATCTCATCTTTTGTATATATTCTTTCCATTTCAACTGCTAAAACTGCTTCTTCTATTTTTCTTCTTAGTGAACGCTCTCTTGTTAAAAAAGCATTCTTTACTAATTGTTGTGTTATTGTACTTCCACCTTGTCTACCAGTATGTGTTACATTTAAATATACTGCTTTTCCTAATCTTAAAAAATCTAAACCATGATGACTTCTAAATCTCTTATCTTCAACTGCGATAAAAGCATTTTGTACGTGTAATGGAATTTCATTTATAGAAATAGGATCTCTATTTTCAAGGGCTAATACATCTATTTGCCTCCCATTAATATCATATATTATTGATGGTTTTATTGGTTCATAATTTTCCAATAATTCCACAGGATATTTTCTTTTTACTTGAACATATATATAAGTTAGACTTAGAAGTGATAAGACAAATCCAACCCCAATTACATATAGTACAATTCTAATTATTTTCTTCATTTATTTCTTTCTCCTTTTTTACTTTTAACTGACCGCATGCAGCCTTTATATCTTCTCCTTTTGTTTCTCTTAATGTAACATTAACTTTTGCCATTTTTAGAAAACTCAAAAACTCTCTTCTTGCTTTGTAAGTTGGAGTTTTATAAGGTTTCCCTTCAACTAAATTATATGGTATTAAATTAACATGTGCATTAAAAGGTTTCAAATAGGCTATAAGCGAATTAGCAGATGACCTATCTATATTTAATTCATCTATTAAAATATACTCAAAAGTTATTCTATTATTAGTAATTTTTTGATATTCCAATAATGCTTCTTTTAATTTTTGTAAGTCATACCTTTTATTAGTTGGCATAATAATATCTCTAATTTCTTGTTTAGTTGAATGCAATGATATAGCAAGATGAACTTGTTTCTCATCATTTGCAAGTTTAACAATTTCTTTTACTAAACCTGATGTTGATATAGTAAAGTTACGTTTAGATATATTTTGACCCTTATCATAATTTAATATGTTAATTGATTTTATCACATTATCATAATTTAAAAATGGCTCTCCCATTCCCATATATACTAAATTAGAAATTTTTTCCTCTTTTTTTTGCAATTCCTTTTGAATGTAATAAAATTGCATTACTATTTCAGATGAAGTCAAATTTTTCTCAA is a window encoding:
- a CDS encoding transglycosylase domain-containing protein gives rise to the protein MKKIIRIVLYVIGVGFVLSLLSLTYIYVQVKRKYPVELLENYEPIKPSIIYDINGRQIDVLALENRDPISINEIPLHVQNAFIAVEDKRFRSHHGLDFLRLGKAVYLNVTHTGRQGGSTITQQLVKNAFLTRERSLRRKIEEAVLAVEMERIYTKDEILEYYLNTINFGKGAYGIKNASLKYFGVLPKDLTIGQAAILSGIPKSPTKYSKLENAIERQKIVLLTMYNGGFISKEEYENAKAEEIKFVTNQDLEKISEAEELSNSNLAPEVTTIILKELKEILEIDDESSESLFSGYKIYSTIDINMQKAAYKAFEKDKNLKKYSNLQASLISIDSNNGFVKAIVGGKNFRKGDFNRALYARKQAGSVFKPVVYLEAFKKGYPMNLVLEDSPSSFGRWHPRNYGGRFTANITMLKAMQVSNNIAAVKIMNMLNIKDIKKLWFDSGVKTEDFPNDLTLSLGSITTTPIDLARFYIPLSNGGYKIEPKFVYKIENKYGEVIYEADDKKEKIYDTDSVALLTYMLGKVVENGTARGGKVYKNGNLIPMAGKTGTTSSYVTAWFTGYTPNLVTVVYVGNDDNKSMGAGMSGSRLAVPIWKNYMQAVVNLPNYNVTNFDYIIDGIVDRRYVERVIDLHNGFLDTDGVNSSEALFISGTEPIEKEDVYYDTFKY
- the rlmN gene encoding 23S rRNA (adenine(2503)-C(2))-methyltransferase RlmN, which encodes MENIKKIDLIDASIEDIEKVVVNELGLKKYVAKQIFDFVHNKLEFDFNNFTNIKKEIREKLGDYFYFPNLKCINTLESEDGETKKFLFSLDSKMLLETVLLMHDNRKTLCVSSQVGCPLKCDFCATGTMKFEKNLTSSEIVMQFYYIQKELQKKEEKISNLVYMGMGEPFLNYDNVIKSINILNYDKGQNISKRNFTISTSGLVKEIVKLANDEKQVHLAISLHSTKQEIRDIIMPTNKRYDLQKLKEALLEYQKITNNRITFEYILIDELNIDRSSANSLIAYLKPFNAHVNLIPYNLVEGKPYKTPTYKARREFLSFLKMAKVNVTLRETKGEDIKAACGQLKVKKEKEINEENN